In Rutidosis leptorrhynchoides isolate AG116_Rl617_1_P2 chromosome 2, CSIRO_AGI_Rlap_v1, whole genome shotgun sequence, one genomic interval encodes:
- the LOC139893703 gene encoding serine/threonine-protein kinase PCRK1-like produces the protein MKAMRCFSLSSAHGKRNNDTRTTNSTPAHSCTISTSLEDRKSGSEFTSRDASDVSTESSTKTSFTSLTQRPSRNSNNNLREFTFNELKSATRNFSRALVIGEGGFGCVYRAVLRDTDGSSKKIDAAVKQLGRRGLQGHKEWITEVNVLGFVDHPNLVKLIGYCAEDDERGIQRLLVYEYMQNRSVQDHLSSRVQTPLPWSTRFRIAQDAARGLAYLHEEMEFQIIFRDFKSSNILLDENWNAKLSDFGLARLGPTEGLSHVSTAVVGTVGYAAPEYIQTGRLTYKSDVWSYGVFLYELITGRRPLDLNKPKNEQKLLDWVRPHISHDLKKFQLILDPWLNGNYSLKSAQKLAAVANKCLLKQPRMRPRMSQVLDMVNQIVEAEIVNFEKPLPPLKIDKRPSDDGCDKQPMKARLKRRLVDPLIGDNKWLACVTWKPKLVRTN, from the exons ATGAAGGCAATGCGATGTTTCTCATTATCTTCCGCACACGGAAAAAGAAACAACGACACACGGACTACTAATTCTACCCCGGCCCATTCGTGTACTATATCTACGAGCCTAGAAGATAGGAAATCGGGCTCTGAATTTACTTCGCGTGATGCCTCTGATGTCAGCACAGAGTCATCTACAAAGACTTCTTTCACAAGTTTAACTCAAAGGCCGAGTCGTAACAGTAACAATAATTTAAGAGAATTCACATTTAATGAGTTGAAATCAGCCACAAGGAATTTTAGTCGGGCCCTTGTGATTGGCGAAGGTGGTTTTGGATGCGTGTATAGAGCTGTATTACGAGATACGGATGGTTCAAGTAAAAAAATAGATGCTGCTGTTAAACAACTTGGCAGAAGGGGTTTGCAG GGCCATAAGGAATGGATTACAGAAGTAAATGTTCTTGGGTTTGTTGACCATCCGAACCTGGTCAAACTCATTGGCTATTGCGCTGAAGACGATGAAAGAGGGATTCAACGTCTTCTAGTGTATGAATACATGCAAAACAGAAGTGTCCAAGATCATTTATCTAGCAGAGTTCAAACACCTCTTCCATGGTCAACAAGATTTAGAATTGCTCAAGATGCTGCTAGAGGGTTAGCATATCTCCATGAAGAAATGGAATTTCAG ATAATCTTTAGAGATTTCAAATCTTCAAACATTCTGTTGGATGAGAATTGGAACGCGAAGCTTTCAGATTTCGGATTAGCTAGACTGGGCCCTACAGAAGGACTAAGCCATGTCTCAACCGCA GTAGTTGGAACAGTTGGATACGCAGCACCAGAATACATCCAAACAGGACGTCTCACGTACAAGAGTGACGTTTGGAGCTACGGAGTCTTTTTATATGAACTTATAACAGGTAGAAGACCATTGGATCTTAACAAACCGAAGAATGAGCAAAAGTTATTGGATTGGGTAAGACCACACATATCACATGACTTAAAAAAGTTTCAACTGATTTTGGACCCTTGGCTCAACGGAAACTATTCACTTAAGTCTGCTCAAAAGTTAGCTGCAGTGGCTAACAAGTGCTTGCTTAAACAACCAAGAATGAGGCCAAGAATGAGCCAAGTTTTGGATATGGTGAACCAAATTGTGGAAGCCGAAATTGTCAACTTTGAAAAACCGTTGCCACCGTTGAAGATTGACAAGAGACCAAGCGATGACGGTTGCGATAAACAGCCGATGAAGGCAAGGTTAAAAAGAAGGCTTGTCGATCCTTTAATTGGAGACAATAAATGGTTGGCTTGTGTTACATGGAAACCTAAACTTGTGAGAACTAATTAA